In a single window of the Papaver somniferum cultivar HN1 chromosome 8, ASM357369v1, whole genome shotgun sequence genome:
- the LOC113306822 gene encoding probable magnesium transporter NIPA4, translating into MGGEGTGQSWAISYKGMSSDNIKGLVLALSSSIFIGASFIVKKKGLKKAGASGTRAGSGGYSYLYEPLWWAGMITMIVGEVANFAAYAFAPAILVTPLGALSIIISAALAHIILREKLNVFGILGCVLCVVGSTTIVLHAPQEQQIESVAEVWDLATEPAFLFYTALVIAGVLILIFHFVPQYGQTHIMIYIGICSLVGSLSVMSVKALGIALKLTFSGTNQLVYSQTWVFTMVVLACVITQLNYLNKALDTFNTAIVSPIYYVMFTSFTILASVIMFKDWDRQNPTQIVTEMCGFITILSGTFLLHKTKDMVDGVPMRLPVYTTEMDDLEHEGIPLKCQDALRSS; encoded by the exons ATGGGGGGAGAAGGCACTGGACAGAGTTGGGCAATATCGTATAAAGGAATGTCATCTGATAATATTAAAGGATTAGTATTAGCATTATCTTCAAGTATTTTTATTGGAGCTAGTTTTATTGTTAAAAAGAAAGGGTTAAAGAAAGCTGGGGCTTCTGGTACTAGAGCAG GAAGTGGTGGATATTCGTATTTGTATGAGCCACTTTGGTGGGCAGGAATGATAACAA TGATTGTCGGGGAAGTTGCTAACTTTGCGGCTTATGCATTTGCCCCAGCTATTCTGGTCACTCCTCTTGGTGCACTCAGCATTATTATCAG CGCTGCACTTGCACATATTATTCTGCGGGAAAAGCTAAATGTTTTTGGCATTCTTGGTTGTGTTTTGTGTGTGGTGGGTTCTACAACAATTGTTTTACATGCTCCTCAAGAACAGCAGATTGAATCTGTGGCAGAAGTATGGGACCTTGCAACAGAGCCAG CTTTTCTTTTCTATACAGCTTTGGTGATAGCAGGTGTTCTTATACTTATATTCCATTTTGTACCACAGTACGGCCAGACACATATAATGATTTACATAGGAATTTGTTCTCTTGTGGGTTCCTTGTCG GTCATGAGTGTAAAAGCACTTGGTATTGCTCTGAAATTAACATTTTCAGGAACAAATCAGTTAGTGTACTCTCAGACTTGGGTTTTCACTATGGTTGTACTTGCTTGTGTGATTACTCAGTTGAATTATTTGAATAAG GCTCTTGATACCTTCAACACAGCTATTGTATCACCAATATACTACGTGATGTTCACTTCATTCACCATTTTAGCAAGTGTTATCATGTTTAAG GATTGGGATCGACAGAATCCAACTCAAATTGTTACGGAGATGTGCGGGTTTATAACGATTCTTTCAGGGACGTTTCTACTTCATAAAACAAAGGACATGGTTGATG GTGTACCTATGCGCCTTCCTGTATACACGACCGAGATGGATGATTTAGAGCACGAGGGCATCCCTCTCAAGTGCCAAGATGCCTTGCGATCGTCATAA